In Festucalex cinctus isolate MCC-2025b chromosome 5, RoL_Fcin_1.0, whole genome shotgun sequence, a single genomic region encodes these proteins:
- the LOC144019229 gene encoding uncharacterized protein LOC144019229: MLGGLHLRNDSDTYLSRLLSAFKMVHCCCIVGCSNEAKGENGRSFFRIPKIIRNQGLETEECGLRREVVTLGSCVQRSLCERSPCARFSVQSSRLGSNIKVGSQVTSMSQPSRCQDMNVHRRDKQRKDDSKWQRVCCSYAASWLQLPVPSSTADIIDSGISCHTDLIANDMMETKASIKALEEDNMRLFVWR; this comes from the exons atgctgggtggcctccatttacgtaatGATTCggacacgtatctatcacgtttgttgtctgcgtttaaaatggtacattgttgctgcatcgttggctgttcgaacgaagccaagggggaaaatggtcggtcttttttccgaattccgaaaataattaggaaccagggcctggagacagaggagtgcggactccggagggaagtcgttactttgggctcgtgtgtgcagcgatcactttgtgagcg gtcgccctgcgcccgtttttctgtccaatcatcccgactgggctccaacattaaagttgggtcccaagttacatctatgtctcagcccagtcggtgccaagatatgaacgtgcacaggagagacaagcaaagaaaagacgactcgaagtggcagagagtttgttgcagttatgcagccagttGGCTCCAGttacctgtaccctcaagtactgctgacatcattgactctg ggatctcatgccacaccgacttgattgccaatgacatgatggaaacgaaggcgagcatcaaagcattggaggaggacaacatgcgactgtttgtttggcgctaa
- the mier3b gene encoding mesoderm induction early response protein 3 isoform X2, with product MAEASIGSSSPVGSLSSEDHDFDPTAEMLVHEYDDERTLEEEESLDGGGNFSSEIADLEKEGNMPLEELLAIYRYEASAGSSIDSSSGDLTDELPDMTLDKEEIAKDLLSGDYEEETQSSADDLTPSVTSHEATDFFPRTLRSNAVSDGDKDSECDDDGPSPEDSRKEIMVGAEYQAEVPFTICHYTEDEKPYDDEDELIWSPGTLAENKVRNFLTDVVSRTTDEKVTHDKLHVRDNEQALLELVKCNYNTHEALEQYCSHLKSSKEKSPPWSEEECKNFEHGLQMYDKNFHLIQKHKVTTRMVAECVAFYYMWKKSERFDFFVQQNRFGKKKYSSYPGVTDLMDRLVDEAEGLAVDSSSSVCSGGGGRMESTSDQQLSLLNSITASDLTALSNRVATVCSSAEATCLDSYSFPPLDGLHRASFTHDEPLGFPSGGADAADCLNMLDAGFYHSDLGQLSGVCVAKDCERPSKRLKMALPDSFMHGDVSVGNLAVDFEARRTAPHHHRITGAKMAMSVTDFGEPNGFLGGHARHHAQHAAALQSD from the exons ATGGCGGAG GCTTCCATTGGGAGTTCAAGTCCAG TTGGCTCTTTGTCGTCAGAAGATCATGATTTTGACCCGACTGCAGAGATGCTAGTTCATGAGTACGACGATGAGAGGACCCTCGAGGAGGAAGAATCTCTGGACGGGGGAGGCAATTTCAGCTCTGAGATTGCAGATCTGGAGAAG GAGGGTAATATGCCGCTGGAGGAGCTGCTGGCCATCTATCGCTACGAGGCCTCGGCCGGTTCCAGTATAGACAGCTCATCTGGCGACCTCACAGACGAGCTGCCCGACATGACTTTAGACAAG GAGGAAATTGCGAAAGACTTGTTGTCTGGCGACTACGAGGAGGAGACCCAGTCGTCGGCAGATGACCTCACCCCTTCGGTCACCTCCCACGAGGCCACCGATTTCTTCCCCAGGACACTTCGAT CTAATGCAGTCTCTGACGGAGATAAAGATTCTGAGTGTGACGATGATGGTCCAAGTCCAGAAGACTCCAGAAAG GAAATCATGGTGGGTGCTGAGTACCAAGCGGAGGTTCCTTTCACCATCTGCCACTACACAGAAGACGAAAAAC CATACGACGATGAAGATGAGCTCATTTGGAGCCCGGGCACCCTCGCAGAGAACAAGGTCAGGAACTTCCTGACCGACGTGGTGTCACGGACGACGGACGAGAAGGTGACGCACGACAAGCTGCACGTTCGAGACAACGAACAG GCTTTGCTTGAGCTCGTCAAGTGTAACTACAACACCCACGAGGCGCTCGAGCAATACTGTAGCCACCTAAAATCCTCGAAAG AAAAATCTCCTCCGTGGTCCGAAGAGGAGTGCAAGAACTTTGAACATGGTCTGCAGATGTACGACAAAAACTTTCACCTCATCCAGAAACACAAA GTGACAACCCGAATGGTAGCAGAATGCGTAGCCTTTTACTACATGTGGAAGAAGTCGGAGCGCTTCGACTTCTTTGTGCAGCAGAATCGCTTCGGGAAGAAAAAGTACAGCAGCTATCCCGGCGTCAC AGACCTCATGGACAGGCTGGTGGACGAAGCGGAGGGTTTGGCGGTGGACAGCTCGTCGTCCGTGTGCTCGGGAGGCGGCGGACGGATGGAAAGCACATCGGATCAGCAGCTCAGCCTGCTCAACTCCATCACCGCCAGTGACCTCACAG CCCTGAGCAACAGAGTGGCGACGGTGTGCAGCTCGGCCGAGGCGACGTGCTTGGACTCGTACAGCTTCCCGCCGCTGGACGGCCTCCACCGCGCCTCCTTCACCCACGACGAGCCGCTGGGCTTCCCGTCGGGCGGCGCCGACGCCGCCGACTGCCTCAACATGCTGGACGCCGGCTTCTACCACTCGGACCTGGGCCAGCTGAGCGGCGTGTGCGTGGCCAAGGACTGCGAGCGGCCCTCCAAGAGACTCAAGATGGCGTTGCCGGACTCCTTCATGCATGGCGACGTGTCGGTGGGCAACCTGGCCGTGGACTTCGAAGCGCGCCGGACCGCGCCGCACCACCACCGGATAACCGGCGCCAAAATGGCCATGTCGGTCACGGACTTCGGCGAGCCCAACGGCTTTTTGGGCGGCCACGCGCGCCACCACGCGCAGCACGCCGCCGCACTTCAGTCCGACTGA
- the mier3b gene encoding mesoderm induction early response protein 3 isoform X1 gives MLCSSSPQASIGSSSPVGSLSSEDHDFDPTAEMLVHEYDDERTLEEEESLDGGGNFSSEIADLEKEGNMPLEELLAIYRYEASAGSSIDSSSGDLTDELPDMTLDKEEIAKDLLSGDYEEETQSSADDLTPSVTSHEATDFFPRTLRSNAVSDGDKDSECDDDGPSPEDSRKEIMVGAEYQAEVPFTICHYTEDEKPYDDEDELIWSPGTLAENKVRNFLTDVVSRTTDEKVTHDKLHVRDNEQALLELVKCNYNTHEALEQYCSHLKSSKEKSPPWSEEECKNFEHGLQMYDKNFHLIQKHKVTTRMVAECVAFYYMWKKSERFDFFVQQNRFGKKKYSSYPGVTDLMDRLVDEAEGLAVDSSSSVCSGGGGRMESTSDQQLSLLNSITASDLTALSNRVATVCSSAEATCLDSYSFPPLDGLHRASFTHDEPLGFPSGGADAADCLNMLDAGFYHSDLGQLSGVCVAKDCERPSKRLKMALPDSFMHGDVSVGNLAVDFEARRTAPHHHRITGAKMAMSVTDFGEPNGFLGGHARHHAQHAAALQSD, from the exons ATGTTGTGCTCTTCCTCTCCCCAGGCTTCCATTGGGAGTTCAAGTCCAG TTGGCTCTTTGTCGTCAGAAGATCATGATTTTGACCCGACTGCAGAGATGCTAGTTCATGAGTACGACGATGAGAGGACCCTCGAGGAGGAAGAATCTCTGGACGGGGGAGGCAATTTCAGCTCTGAGATTGCAGATCTGGAGAAG GAGGGTAATATGCCGCTGGAGGAGCTGCTGGCCATCTATCGCTACGAGGCCTCGGCCGGTTCCAGTATAGACAGCTCATCTGGCGACCTCACAGACGAGCTGCCCGACATGACTTTAGACAAG GAGGAAATTGCGAAAGACTTGTTGTCTGGCGACTACGAGGAGGAGACCCAGTCGTCGGCAGATGACCTCACCCCTTCGGTCACCTCCCACGAGGCCACCGATTTCTTCCCCAGGACACTTCGAT CTAATGCAGTCTCTGACGGAGATAAAGATTCTGAGTGTGACGATGATGGTCCAAGTCCAGAAGACTCCAGAAAG GAAATCATGGTGGGTGCTGAGTACCAAGCGGAGGTTCCTTTCACCATCTGCCACTACACAGAAGACGAAAAAC CATACGACGATGAAGATGAGCTCATTTGGAGCCCGGGCACCCTCGCAGAGAACAAGGTCAGGAACTTCCTGACCGACGTGGTGTCACGGACGACGGACGAGAAGGTGACGCACGACAAGCTGCACGTTCGAGACAACGAACAG GCTTTGCTTGAGCTCGTCAAGTGTAACTACAACACCCACGAGGCGCTCGAGCAATACTGTAGCCACCTAAAATCCTCGAAAG AAAAATCTCCTCCGTGGTCCGAAGAGGAGTGCAAGAACTTTGAACATGGTCTGCAGATGTACGACAAAAACTTTCACCTCATCCAGAAACACAAA GTGACAACCCGAATGGTAGCAGAATGCGTAGCCTTTTACTACATGTGGAAGAAGTCGGAGCGCTTCGACTTCTTTGTGCAGCAGAATCGCTTCGGGAAGAAAAAGTACAGCAGCTATCCCGGCGTCAC AGACCTCATGGACAGGCTGGTGGACGAAGCGGAGGGTTTGGCGGTGGACAGCTCGTCGTCCGTGTGCTCGGGAGGCGGCGGACGGATGGAAAGCACATCGGATCAGCAGCTCAGCCTGCTCAACTCCATCACCGCCAGTGACCTCACAG CCCTGAGCAACAGAGTGGCGACGGTGTGCAGCTCGGCCGAGGCGACGTGCTTGGACTCGTACAGCTTCCCGCCGCTGGACGGCCTCCACCGCGCCTCCTTCACCCACGACGAGCCGCTGGGCTTCCCGTCGGGCGGCGCCGACGCCGCCGACTGCCTCAACATGCTGGACGCCGGCTTCTACCACTCGGACCTGGGCCAGCTGAGCGGCGTGTGCGTGGCCAAGGACTGCGAGCGGCCCTCCAAGAGACTCAAGATGGCGTTGCCGGACTCCTTCATGCATGGCGACGTGTCGGTGGGCAACCTGGCCGTGGACTTCGAAGCGCGCCGGACCGCGCCGCACCACCACCGGATAACCGGCGCCAAAATGGCCATGTCGGTCACGGACTTCGGCGAGCCCAACGGCTTTTTGGGCGGCCACGCGCGCCACCACGCGCAGCACGCCGCCGCACTTCAGTCCGACTGA
- the mier3b gene encoding mesoderm induction early response protein 3 isoform X3, which translates to MLVHEYDDERTLEEEESLDGGGNFSSEIADLEKEGNMPLEELLAIYRYEASAGSSIDSSSGDLTDELPDMTLDKEEIAKDLLSGDYEEETQSSADDLTPSVTSHEATDFFPRTLRSNAVSDGDKDSECDDDGPSPEDSRKEIMVGAEYQAEVPFTICHYTEDEKPYDDEDELIWSPGTLAENKVRNFLTDVVSRTTDEKVTHDKLHVRDNEQALLELVKCNYNTHEALEQYCSHLKSSKEKSPPWSEEECKNFEHGLQMYDKNFHLIQKHKVTTRMVAECVAFYYMWKKSERFDFFVQQNRFGKKKYSSYPGVTDLMDRLVDEAEGLAVDSSSSVCSGGGGRMESTSDQQLSLLNSITASDLTALSNRVATVCSSAEATCLDSYSFPPLDGLHRASFTHDEPLGFPSGGADAADCLNMLDAGFYHSDLGQLSGVCVAKDCERPSKRLKMALPDSFMHGDVSVGNLAVDFEARRTAPHHHRITGAKMAMSVTDFGEPNGFLGGHARHHAQHAAALQSD; encoded by the exons ATGCTAGTTCATGAGTACGACGATGAGAGGACCCTCGAGGAGGAAGAATCTCTGGACGGGGGAGGCAATTTCAGCTCTGAGATTGCAGATCTGGAGAAG GAGGGTAATATGCCGCTGGAGGAGCTGCTGGCCATCTATCGCTACGAGGCCTCGGCCGGTTCCAGTATAGACAGCTCATCTGGCGACCTCACAGACGAGCTGCCCGACATGACTTTAGACAAG GAGGAAATTGCGAAAGACTTGTTGTCTGGCGACTACGAGGAGGAGACCCAGTCGTCGGCAGATGACCTCACCCCTTCGGTCACCTCCCACGAGGCCACCGATTTCTTCCCCAGGACACTTCGAT CTAATGCAGTCTCTGACGGAGATAAAGATTCTGAGTGTGACGATGATGGTCCAAGTCCAGAAGACTCCAGAAAG GAAATCATGGTGGGTGCTGAGTACCAAGCGGAGGTTCCTTTCACCATCTGCCACTACACAGAAGACGAAAAAC CATACGACGATGAAGATGAGCTCATTTGGAGCCCGGGCACCCTCGCAGAGAACAAGGTCAGGAACTTCCTGACCGACGTGGTGTCACGGACGACGGACGAGAAGGTGACGCACGACAAGCTGCACGTTCGAGACAACGAACAG GCTTTGCTTGAGCTCGTCAAGTGTAACTACAACACCCACGAGGCGCTCGAGCAATACTGTAGCCACCTAAAATCCTCGAAAG AAAAATCTCCTCCGTGGTCCGAAGAGGAGTGCAAGAACTTTGAACATGGTCTGCAGATGTACGACAAAAACTTTCACCTCATCCAGAAACACAAA GTGACAACCCGAATGGTAGCAGAATGCGTAGCCTTTTACTACATGTGGAAGAAGTCGGAGCGCTTCGACTTCTTTGTGCAGCAGAATCGCTTCGGGAAGAAAAAGTACAGCAGCTATCCCGGCGTCAC AGACCTCATGGACAGGCTGGTGGACGAAGCGGAGGGTTTGGCGGTGGACAGCTCGTCGTCCGTGTGCTCGGGAGGCGGCGGACGGATGGAAAGCACATCGGATCAGCAGCTCAGCCTGCTCAACTCCATCACCGCCAGTGACCTCACAG CCCTGAGCAACAGAGTGGCGACGGTGTGCAGCTCGGCCGAGGCGACGTGCTTGGACTCGTACAGCTTCCCGCCGCTGGACGGCCTCCACCGCGCCTCCTTCACCCACGACGAGCCGCTGGGCTTCCCGTCGGGCGGCGCCGACGCCGCCGACTGCCTCAACATGCTGGACGCCGGCTTCTACCACTCGGACCTGGGCCAGCTGAGCGGCGTGTGCGTGGCCAAGGACTGCGAGCGGCCCTCCAAGAGACTCAAGATGGCGTTGCCGGACTCCTTCATGCATGGCGACGTGTCGGTGGGCAACCTGGCCGTGGACTTCGAAGCGCGCCGGACCGCGCCGCACCACCACCGGATAACCGGCGCCAAAATGGCCATGTCGGTCACGGACTTCGGCGAGCCCAACGGCTTTTTGGGCGGCCACGCGCGCCACCACGCGCAGCACGCCGCCGCACTTCAGTCCGACTGA